Sequence from the Paramisgurnus dabryanus chromosome 3, PD_genome_1.1, whole genome shotgun sequence genome:
ACAATACATTGGTACATATTGGTATAAATTTGGTATTAGTGTTAtgtagacatttaaaaaaaagactaTGAAACCAGTGTAAGTTAAACACCAACACGATTCAACATTCCTCTCTCAGCCCATGACTGACGTGTGCTGGTTCAATGTGTGATTAATGCTATTTCtgttacatttaaatgtttggCACACAACAAAAACATCTCTTACCTCCTTTTGGCATAATGACGAGTTGAAGTTTAAAAATTCGACTTAAACACTCTCAGACTTAAGAAAAGGAAAAGCTTAAAATAGAGTTGAAATATAAGTTGTCACGCTTCACACTTAAGTAGAATAACAGTTATCAACTGTACGTAATTTGGGGACAAAttgttaaataaaacaaaaggtaAATTCTACGATTAAACTGGTCAAATCATCGATTAGCATTCAGCCTGCTGGTACATGTTTCTATATTTACATTCAGGCACAAGTGCAGACACCTAGCCTGACGCAATATgataagaataaaaataatgccGCAGTTATAACGCAGTAATAAATCGCTTATAGTTATTTTTCAGGCTTTCACCTCAATCTATTTTACCAATggaataaaatgttaaataatctTGATTGTCATTTTAGTTTGTGCTTTGGGCATATAAACAAAGACAGCTTGTTGACGAACTTTCTCGTGCTAACTCGCACTAAAAGGACCTGTGGCGTGACGTCATTAAAAGGCGACAGTAAAGTTGGAAAGCAGCAGCTCGCTCTCACTAAACAACGTAGACGATCGTTTATTTTACTTGAAAATCCGAAATAATGCCTAAAGTTAAAAGGAGTAGAAAACCACCTCCAGATGGATGGGAACTAATAGAACCAACTTTGGATGAATTAGACCAGAAAATGCGCGAAGGTTTGTTCACAATCTTAAACTAGCCAGAATGCTAAtgagttattttttattttgagatgTTCGGAGCGGATGTTAGTCCATTGCAATATTTACATCACATTATATATGTATTCAGgctgttttttaaaatattcataTTGGTAATTCGGGCACTGTTTACTTGTCTTCCTAATGTTAGACTAAATTGGTTTATGATGACAGTGTGCTAATATGCTATTATATATGCTATGATGCTTTTTAATTGCAGCTGAAACCGAGCCACATGAGGGCAAACGCAAAGTTGAATCTTTGTGGCCAATTTTCAGACTTCATCACCAACGCAGCCGTTATATTTTCGATCTGTTCTACAAAAGAAAGGCTATCAGTCGAGGTATGGGTGTACAATTTGgtcatgttaatgttttttttgcgGCTTCCTTATGTGAGTTGCTAACATATTTTTAATTCCTAGAGCTTTATGATTACTGCATCAAAGAAGGATACGCAGACAAGAATCTGATTGCCAAATGGAAGAAACAGGGTTATGAGAATCTTTGCTGTCTGAGGTGCATTCAGACCCGTGACACAAACTTTGGTACAAATTGCATTTGCAGAGTTCCCAAGAGCAAACTTGAAGTGGTAAGTGAGATTGACCCCCAAGCTGCTTACAATTGTTTAAAGAATAGGAATAccacttattttattttccattt
This genomic interval carries:
- the bud31 gene encoding protein BUD31 homolog; the encoded protein is MPKVKRSRKPPPDGWELIEPTLDELDQKMREAETEPHEGKRKVESLWPIFRLHHQRSRYIFDLFYKRKAISRELYDYCIKEGYADKNLIAKWKKQGYENLCCLRCIQTRDTNFGTNCICRVPKSKLEVGRIIECTHCGCRGCSG